The DNA sequence CTTCTCCCTGCGGCGAAGGGCGACGAACTGCACGGCGGAGGCGAGGACGATGAGGGCGAAGAAGATGTAGCTGATGGCGGAGGCGTAGCCGAGGCGGTAGCCGGTGAAGCCCATGTCGTAGAGGTACTCGACGACGGGGCGGGTGGAGCCGTTGGGCCCGCCCTTGGTGAGCAGGTACACCTGGTCGAACACCTTCAGCGAGGCGAGGATCTGCAGGACCGTGATCACGCCGGTGATGCGCCGCAGCTGGGGCAGCGTGACGTGCCACAGCCTCCGCCAGGCGCCCGCCCCGTCGAGGGCCGCCGCCTCGTAGAGGTGGTCGGGCACGGACTGCAGAGCCGCGAGGAACAGCAGGAAGTTGAAGCCGACGGTCCACCACACGGTGGCGATCACGATCGCGTACAGGGCGATGGACTCGTCGCTCAGCCAGGCGTAGCCGTCCAGTCCGACCGCCTGCAGCAGGTGGTTGTAGAGGCCGAGGTCCGGCTGGTACAGCCAGAGCCACAGCAGGCCGATCACGCCGACCGGCAGCAGGTACGGGGCGAAGAACGCCAGCCGCCACACCCACTGCCCGGGAAGGCCGGTGTACACCAGCAGGGCCATGGCGAGGGCGACGGCCACCAGGGGCACGGTGGAGACGACGGTGAACCACGCGGTGTGCCCCATCGCGCGCCACATCTCGGCGTCGCCGAAGGCCTCCGTGTAGTTGTCCAGGCCGATGAAGGACGGGTCGTGGGCGGAGAGCGAGGTGTCGGTGAGGCTCATCCAGATGCCCTGGGCCATCGGCCAGAGCATGAAGAGGACGAACAGGACGAGGAACGGCAGGGCGAAGAGCAGTCCCGGCGGGACGACGCGGCGCAGTGTCGCGCCGAGTCCTGTGGCGGTCCGGTCGGCCCGCGGCCGGCCGGGGGAAGCGAGGTGAGTGGACATCTGCTGCCTCCTTCGCGGCGGTTCAGGCCGGACTGGGCTGGGACAGGGCGGTGTTCATCCGCTCGACCATGGCGCGGGCCGCCCGGTCGGGCGCCAGGCCGTCGAGCATCGACTGCTGGAGCACCTGGGACATGGAGTTCTGGAAGTCGGACCCGGCTCCGGCGAACCAGACGGCCGGGTCGAGGACCACGTGGTCGGCCGCCTGTGCGTACCGGGCCTGCGGCTCGAGCCGGGCGTACTCCCCGGTGCGGGTCACCGGCCGGTACGCCGGGATGTGGCCGGCCTTCGCCCAGACCTGGCCGGCCCTGAGGATGGCGGCCACCGCCTGGTGGGTGCGCCTGCGGTGGGCCTCGTCGGGGTCGGGGCGCCTCGGCAGGACGAAGGAGTGGGAGTCCGCGTAGACCGCCGGGGTGCCGAACACCGTGGGGAAGGGTGCCGCACCGACCTCGGGGTCGGCGGCGCGGAAGGTGCCCAGTTCCCACTCCCCGGAGAGGATCATCCCGGTCTGCCGGTTGGTGAAGGCGGCGATGGCCGCCGGGTAGTCGAGGCGGCGGGGGTTGGTCCGTCCGTCGACCAGCTTCTGCATGAAGGCGATGACCTCGGTCATC is a window from the Streptomyces capillispiralis genome containing:
- a CDS encoding carbohydrate ABC transporter permease; its protein translation is MSTHLASPGRPRADRTATGLGATLRRVVPPGLLFALPFLVLFVLFMLWPMAQGIWMSLTDTSLSAHDPSFIGLDNYTEAFGDAEMWRAMGHTAWFTVVSTVPLVAVALAMALLVYTGLPGQWVWRLAFFAPYLLPVGVIGLLWLWLYQPDLGLYNHLLQAVGLDGYAWLSDESIALYAIVIATVWWTVGFNFLLFLAALQSVPDHLYEAAALDGAGAWRRLWHVTLPQLRRITGVITVLQILASLKVFDQVYLLTKGGPNGSTRPVVEYLYDMGFTGYRLGYASAISYIFFALIVLASAVQFVALRRREK